The following proteins are encoded in a genomic region of Thermococcus henrietii:
- a CDS encoding nucleotidyltransferase domain-containing protein, producing the protein MRPWEVALGKFLKPWEESEVVETAILTGSYALSLQTSRSDVDVYIILSDEVGWRERGNVFVDGFLIEYFANPVRQIRRYLEEELAQNSRSTARIILTGKVLFDKRGIAEALRAEAEEYMRKPFPKPDPVKVELAKYFLWDALDSLKDAEERGDPSYAYLYHLALRRALESYAWFLEAEIPPADKVYRLFSDGAFRRAYLFPNFPDDEFVALFLRAIEDVRTGNAEALITHVLEKMGGFNIDGWRLRTRVKI; encoded by the coding sequence GTGCGTCCCTGGGAAGTCGCCCTCGGAAAGTTCCTCAAGCCCTGGGAAGAAAGCGAGGTCGTTGAGACCGCTATCCTCACTGGAAGCTACGCCCTCAGTCTTCAAACTTCCCGCTCGGACGTGGACGTTTACATTATCCTCTCCGATGAAGTGGGCTGGCGGGAGAGGGGAAACGTTTTCGTGGACGGCTTTTTGATTGAATATTTTGCGAATCCTGTAAGGCAGATAAGGCGGTACCTCGAGGAGGAGCTGGCCCAGAACAGCAGGAGCACCGCGAGGATAATCCTAACCGGAAAAGTCCTCTTCGACAAGAGGGGTATCGCAGAGGCCCTCCGGGCCGAGGCCGAGGAGTACATGAGGAAGCCGTTTCCAAAGCCAGACCCGGTGAAAGTCGAGCTGGCCAAGTACTTCCTCTGGGACGCCCTCGATAGCCTGAAGGATGCCGAGGAGAGGGGAGACCCGAGCTACGCTTACCTCTACCATCTGGCTCTGAGGAGAGCGCTTGAGTCCTACGCCTGGTTTTTGGAGGCCGAGATACCCCCTGCGGACAAAGTTTATCGGCTCTTCAGCGACGGGGCCTTCAGAAGGGCTTATCTCTTTCCAAATTTTCCAGATGATGAATTCGTTGCCCTCTTCCTCAGGGCCATTGAAGACGTCAGAACCGGGAACGCCGAGGCTTTGATAACCCACGTCCTTGAGAAGATGGGCGGTTTCAACATAGACGGCTGGAGGCTGAGAACTCGGGTTAAGATTTAG
- a CDS encoding ABC transporter ATP-binding protein — protein sequence MIVLENVRKFIKGKEVLRGVSLTVKPGQIHAYLGHNGAGKTTTFRLVLGLLVPDSGRVEVLGVNPLKNPEVRARIGYLPEYDLLYPNITVLDNLRRYALLKGVYDEKELGELFDFFELREYTGKKASSLSSGTQRRVAIARAFLGSPAVLILDEPTRGLDPEWRLRFKRFLREYARKNDASIVFSTHILSDVDEVCDTVTVIREGRVLFSGSLEEFRRSAPTEEAVLVKVADVERAIAVLREKGYSPKVVNGYIALKNAEPSEVNALLVKAGLRVDEIKRTEPSLEEVYARLHEG from the coding sequence ATGATAGTCCTTGAGAACGTCCGGAAGTTCATAAAGGGAAAGGAAGTCCTCCGCGGGGTAAGCTTGACCGTAAAGCCGGGCCAAATCCACGCCTACCTCGGCCACAACGGGGCCGGCAAGACAACGACCTTCCGGCTGGTTCTCGGTCTCCTCGTCCCGGACTCTGGCAGGGTTGAGGTGCTCGGCGTCAACCCGCTCAAGAACCCGGAGGTGAGGGCGAGAATTGGATACCTCCCGGAGTACGACCTCCTCTATCCAAACATCACCGTCCTCGACAACCTCAGGCGCTACGCCCTGCTGAAGGGGGTTTACGACGAGAAGGAGCTTGGAGAACTCTTCGACTTCTTCGAACTCCGCGAATACACAGGCAAAAAGGCTTCTTCCCTCTCCAGCGGGACGCAGAGGAGGGTCGCGATAGCGCGTGCATTCCTCGGAAGCCCCGCGGTTCTAATCCTCGACGAGCCGACGAGGGGCCTCGACCCCGAGTGGAGGCTGAGGTTCAAGCGGTTCCTGAGGGAGTACGCAAGGAAGAACGACGCCTCCATCGTTTTCTCGACGCACATCCTCAGCGACGTCGATGAGGTCTGCGACACCGTGACGGTAATCCGCGAAGGACGGGTTCTCTTCTCAGGGAGCCTGGAGGAGTTCAGGAGGAGCGCGCCGACGGAAGAGGCCGTCCTCGTGAAGGTGGCCGATGTTGAGAGGGCCATCGCGGTTCTCCGGGAGAAGGGCTATTCCCCAAAGGTCGTGAATGGTTACATAGCCCTGAAGAACGCCGAGCCGTCGGAGGTGAACGCCCTCCTTGTGAAAGCCGGCCTGAGGGTTGATGAGATTAAACGGACGGAGCCAAGCCTTGAGGAGGTCTACGCGAGGCTCCACGAGGGGTGA
- a CDS encoding ABC transporter ATP-binding protein translates to MCKKRGNSRLNRTKRSRKTTLIRQILGLLKPTRGKIEVMGINVSEKPEKIRGIVGYVPQYPLYYPSLTVEEILHYILLMKGIRNKKELEKRLNSVLKLTNLDSARKFYGYQLSGGMMKSLLLSMALIQEPQLLILDEPTSMVDINTKFRIWETIQKNRREGVLLASHDLNEVKKICDRIYVITNGRIVASGTPGEISKLLKTPTEIRLIPQETQDFKHLLEEFSIVYEKRGNIYEMAFEDLESALNAIQHILKTSGIEYLEVDSPSFEKAIMTLIGGKNND, encoded by the coding sequence ATTTGTAAGAAAAGGGGAAATAGTAGGCTTAATCGGACCAAAAGGAGCAGGAAAACCACCCTGATACGACAGATTCTGGGACTTTTAAAGCCAACAAGAGGTAAGATAGAAGTTATGGGAATTAACGTTTCAGAGAAACCAGAAAAAATTAGGGGAATTGTTGGGTATGTTCCCCAATACCCTTTATATTACCCTTCCCTAACTGTCGAGGAAATCCTACACTATATTTTGCTTATGAAAGGGATTAGAAATAAAAAAGAACTTGAAAAAAGACTAAACAGTGTTTTGAAATTAACAAACCTTGACTCAGCGAGAAAATTTTACGGTTACCAGCTTTCAGGGGGGATGATGAAATCCCTTCTCTTATCTATGGCACTAATACAAGAACCGCAGCTTTTAATTTTAGATGAACCAACGAGCATGGTCGACATAAATACCAAGTTCCGGATATGGGAAACCATACAGAAAAACAGAAGGGAAGGAGTTCTTTTAGCAAGCCATGACCTAAATGAGGTAAAGAAAATTTGTGATAGAATCTATGTTATAACCAACGGAAGAATTGTTGCAAGTGGAACACCCGGGGAGATTTCAAAGCTATTAAAAACGCCAACAGAGATAAGACTGATTCCTCAGGAGACCCAAGATTTTAAGCACCTTTTAGAAGAGTTTAGCATCGTATATGAAAAAAGAGGAAACATTTATGAAATGGCTTTTGAAGATCTTGAAAGTGCTTTAAATGCTATTCAACACATTTTGAAGACTTCGGGGATTGAATATCTGGAGGTTGATTCTCCGTCATTCGAAAAAGCAATAATGACGCTTATTGGAGGGAAAAATAATGATTAG
- a CDS encoding nicotinamide-nucleotide adenylyltransferase, producing MVKRGLFVGRFQPVHNGHMKALEFVFSQVDEVIIGIGSAQASHTLKNPFTTSERMEMLIRALDEAEFPKKRYYLIPLPDINFNAIWATYVVSMVPRFDVVFTGNSLVAQLFREKGYEVIVQPMFRKDILSATEIRKRMVEGKPWEDLVPRSVAEFIREIKGCERIRMLATNLEKNEKELQAPIRIPEF from the coding sequence ATGGTCAAACGCGGTCTCTTCGTCGGTCGTTTCCAGCCCGTCCACAACGGGCACATGAAGGCTCTGGAGTTCGTCTTCTCGCAGGTGGACGAGGTCATCATCGGAATCGGAAGCGCTCAGGCTAGCCACACGCTCAAGAACCCCTTCACGACGAGCGAGAGGATGGAGATGCTGATAAGGGCCCTCGATGAGGCGGAGTTCCCAAAGAAGCGCTACTACCTGATTCCGCTCCCGGACATCAACTTCAACGCCATCTGGGCGACCTATGTGGTTAGCATGGTGCCCCGCTTCGACGTCGTCTTCACCGGGAACTCTCTGGTTGCACAGCTCTTCCGCGAGAAAGGCTACGAGGTCATCGTTCAGCCGATGTTCAGGAAGGATATCCTCTCGGCGACGGAGATAAGGAAGCGCATGGTCGAGGGGAAGCCATGGGAGGATTTGGTGCCGAGGAGCGTCGCCGAGTTCATTCGGGAAATCAAGGGTTGCGAGAGAATCAGAATGCTCGCGACCAACCTTGAGAAGAACGAGAAAGAGTTGCAGGCGCCGATAAGGATTCCGGAGTTCTGA
- a CDS encoding SAM hydrolase/SAM-dependent halogenase family protein, with protein sequence MITLTTDFGLKGPYVGEMKVAMLRVNPNAKLVDVTHAVTRHSIIEGSFIMEQVVKYSPPGTVHVGVIDPGVGTERKAVIIEGDQWLVVPDNGLATLPLKHINPRRAWEIDFERIKRFTGWRISSTFHGRDVFGPAGALIERGVSPEEFAEEIPLDSLIKLDVEARREGDLWLLKVIYVDDFGNVILNLENYGRPKAVELPDFGLRIPYRDAYGYVKPGELLALPGSHDYLEIAVNRGSAAEKLGLKVGDEVRVRLL encoded by the coding sequence ATGATAACGCTGACGACGGACTTCGGGCTCAAAGGTCCCTACGTCGGCGAGATGAAGGTCGCGATGCTCCGCGTCAACCCGAACGCCAAACTCGTCGACGTCACCCACGCGGTGACGAGACACTCGATAATCGAGGGCTCCTTCATCATGGAGCAGGTGGTTAAGTACTCTCCTCCCGGAACGGTTCACGTTGGCGTCATAGACCCTGGCGTCGGGACCGAGAGGAAGGCGGTAATCATCGAAGGCGACCAGTGGCTGGTTGTTCCGGACAACGGGCTGGCAACGCTTCCGCTCAAGCACATAAACCCGAGACGCGCCTGGGAGATAGACTTTGAGAGGATTAAGCGCTTCACCGGCTGGAGGATAAGCTCTACCTTCCACGGCAGGGACGTCTTTGGGCCGGCCGGCGCGCTCATAGAGAGGGGGGTTTCTCCAGAGGAGTTCGCGGAAGAGATTCCGCTCGATTCTCTCATCAAGCTCGACGTCGAGGCAAGAAGGGAAGGCGACCTCTGGCTGCTCAAGGTAATCTACGTGGACGACTTTGGCAACGTCATCCTCAACCTTGAGAACTACGGAAGGCCGAAGGCGGTTGAGCTCCCAGACTTTGGGCTGAGGATTCCCTACAGAGATGCCTACGGCTACGTGAAGCCCGGAGAACTGCTTGCACTTCCGGGAAGCCACGACTACCTCGAGATTGCCGTCAACCGGGGGAGCGCCGCTGAAAAGCTCGGCCTGAAGGTTGGGGATGAGGTCAGGGTGAGGCTGCTCTGA
- a CDS encoding transglutaminase domain-containing protein, whose amino-acid sequence MKVRREALVLSIVMIIFASGCLVRQPAKVTFSIDKTVVQPGGTIHLIVTINNTGKVGLVGATLILGNDNFQIVQTPTFPSVLKVGQSVQLIWILRAPSRPGKYSLPVSLELRDELKRTWTGFYGHFMVVVSKSGTPAPGINITVNAPDTVRGGENFPVTVEISNNYDSAITLVSVSLRLLPGMRVLSSPTVPTQLSPHQNVTLTYAVSAPYAYRSGLASVVVEYIADNVRESMVKSFNVTVLWQPWKAKESTLKAAYGKYYAFVTSRYIVDAYWNEKFKSTSHFNPEDLKPKALSIIHGAKSASDAGVQLYDWILSSYYLNNYTTTLQPSEILNRTEISYAEAQILMTAMLRSLNIPARVVSLFNGTDCTIDPITEFYTGGGWYVADFRHGFIGTLDEYLASPYFPRIYQRVTVDGYRIVAQDPTKLRGHEHVDVTDQFLNDLEDRLTNVVMSRLKPQLRSKLDLVLAGMPPSEQLYALFVFASAPNEASLNEIFETWSVKRIQENIKALYEFYHNLPWKDDFTYYWRVFTGEV is encoded by the coding sequence ATGAAGGTGAGGAGAGAAGCCCTCGTTTTAAGTATCGTCATGATAATCTTCGCATCGGGATGCCTTGTAAGACAGCCCGCCAAGGTAACGTTCTCGATAGACAAAACCGTTGTTCAGCCGGGTGGTACAATCCACCTAATCGTGACGATAAACAATACGGGCAAGGTTGGATTGGTCGGCGCCACGCTTATCCTGGGCAACGACAACTTTCAAATCGTGCAGACCCCAACGTTCCCCTCGGTTCTTAAGGTCGGCCAGTCGGTTCAGCTCATATGGATACTCCGGGCCCCATCTAGGCCCGGCAAGTACTCCCTTCCCGTGTCCCTAGAGCTAAGGGACGAATTGAAGAGAACCTGGACCGGCTTCTACGGCCACTTCATGGTGGTCGTCTCGAAGAGCGGAACGCCCGCACCGGGCATAAACATCACGGTAAACGCCCCCGACACCGTTAGGGGTGGGGAGAACTTCCCGGTCACCGTTGAGATATCCAACAACTACGATTCGGCCATAACCCTCGTTTCGGTATCGCTCAGGCTGCTCCCGGGGATGCGCGTCTTGAGCTCACCGACCGTACCAACCCAGCTCTCCCCCCACCAGAACGTCACGCTGACCTACGCCGTCTCCGCCCCGTACGCGTACAGAAGTGGCCTCGCCTCGGTGGTCGTCGAGTACATAGCTGATAACGTGAGGGAGAGCATGGTGAAGAGCTTCAACGTGACGGTTCTGTGGCAACCGTGGAAGGCCAAAGAAAGCACCCTAAAGGCCGCCTATGGAAAGTACTACGCTTTCGTAACGTCTCGCTACATAGTGGACGCCTACTGGAATGAAAAATTCAAATCGACATCCCATTTCAACCCCGAGGACCTGAAACCCAAGGCCCTCTCCATAATTCACGGGGCAAAATCCGCATCCGATGCGGGAGTACAGTTGTACGACTGGATTCTGTCAAGCTACTACCTCAACAACTACACGACAACACTGCAACCGAGCGAGATATTGAACAGGACTGAGATAAGCTACGCTGAGGCCCAGATTCTAATGACCGCGATGCTCCGCTCCCTGAACATACCGGCGAGGGTAGTCAGCCTCTTCAACGGAACGGACTGCACGATTGACCCAATCACCGAGTTCTACACGGGCGGCGGATGGTACGTGGCAGATTTCCGCCACGGCTTCATAGGAACCCTCGACGAATACCTGGCAAGCCCGTACTTCCCGAGAATTTATCAGCGGGTTACCGTCGATGGATACCGCATAGTCGCCCAGGACCCCACTAAGCTGAGGGGACACGAACACGTAGACGTCACCGACCAGTTCCTGAACGATTTAGAGGACAGGCTCACGAACGTCGTCATGAGCAGGCTAAAACCACAGCTCCGCTCAAAGCTTGACCTCGTACTCGCGGGAATGCCGCCGTCGGAACAGCTCTACGCCCTCTTCGTATTCGCGTCTGCGCCAAACGAGGCGAGCCTGAACGAAATCTTCGAGACGTGGAGTGTAAAGAGGATACAGGAAAATATAAAAGCCCTCTACGAGTTCTACCACAACCTACCCTGGAAGGACGACTTCACTTACTACTGGAGGGTCTTCACGGGTGAGGTGTGA
- a CDS encoding tRNA (cytidine(56)-2'-O)-methyltransferase, which translates to MIAVLRLGHRPERDKRITTHVALTARAFGADKIIISAEEDEHVKESVEDVVRRWGGPFEITFDPSWKKILREWREKGVIVHLTMYGVHIDDAMPKLKEELRAGKDFLIVVGAEKVPRDVYELAHYNVAVGNQPHSEVAALAVFLDRLLDGDGLRREFEGAKLKIIPQERGKKVIQLDG; encoded by the coding sequence ATGATAGCGGTGCTAAGACTCGGTCATAGGCCGGAGAGGGATAAGCGAATCACAACGCACGTGGCCCTGACGGCGAGGGCATTCGGAGCCGATAAAATCATAATCTCGGCGGAGGAAGACGAGCACGTTAAGGAGAGCGTCGAGGACGTCGTGAGGCGCTGGGGCGGGCCGTTCGAGATAACCTTTGACCCCAGCTGGAAGAAAATCCTGAGGGAGTGGCGCGAGAAGGGCGTTATAGTCCACCTGACGATGTACGGGGTGCACATAGACGACGCGATGCCAAAGCTTAAGGAGGAGCTGAGGGCAGGAAAGGACTTCCTCATCGTCGTCGGCGCCGAGAAGGTTCCGAGAGACGTTTACGAGCTGGCCCACTACAACGTGGCAGTTGGCAACCAGCCCCACAGCGAGGTGGCGGCGCTGGCGGTTTTCCTCGACAGGCTTCTTGACGGTGATGGCCTGAGGAGGGAATTCGAGGGAGCGAAGCTCAAAATAATTCCGCAGGAGAGGGGGAAGAAGGTAATCCAGCTCGACGGGTGA
- the pgsA gene encoding archaetidylinositol phosphate synthase: MVLNRYRENVRGYLEAIVKPLARAGLTPNAVTVIGLLMSLLAAYLYYLHEPRLAALTLLIGSLIDALDGTLARLTGKTSRFGAFLDSTFDRISDGAVLLGIALGSLVDWRVAFLTFMGSYLVSYERCRAELAGSGKLAVGIAERAERLIILMAFSFLGINYVKYGVYIVGILAWITVVQRFYAAYQRLK; this comes from the coding sequence ATGGTCCTCAACAGGTATCGAGAGAACGTCAGGGGCTACCTCGAGGCTATAGTTAAACCCCTCGCGAGGGCAGGGCTGACGCCGAACGCGGTTACTGTGATAGGCCTTCTCATGAGTCTCCTCGCGGCCTACCTCTACTACCTCCACGAGCCGAGGTTAGCAGCTTTAACCCTCCTGATAGGTTCTCTCATTGACGCCCTCGACGGAACTTTAGCGAGGCTGACAGGGAAGACGAGCCGCTTCGGGGCCTTCCTCGACTCAACCTTCGACAGGATAAGCGACGGCGCGGTGCTCTTAGGAATAGCGCTCGGAAGTCTCGTCGACTGGCGCGTTGCCTTCCTAACGTTCATGGGAAGCTACTTGGTGAGCTACGAGCGCTGTAGGGCCGAACTGGCCGGCTCCGGAAAGCTCGCAGTGGGGATAGCAGAGAGGGCGGAGAGGCTGATAATCCTGATGGCTTTCTCGTTCCTCGGAATTAACTACGTCAAGTACGGCGTCTACATAGTCGGAATACTCGCGTGGATAACCGTCGTCCAGAGGTTTTACGCCGCCTACCAGCGGCTGAAGTGA
- a CDS encoding TIGR02253 family HAD-type hydrolase — protein sequence MKAVFFDFVGTLITKDGENVTHLNIIREVLRRANADLDAEEVWRAYEEESSKLFSELAGKEARKIREVDTEALRRVAEKYGFSVPEEFWEISLEMHAKYGELFPDAVETIEALKALGLHVGIITDSDNDYIESHLKALGIYDLFDSITTSEEAGYFKPHPRPFQLALEKAGVKPEEALYVGDNPRKDCVGAKNVGMTSVLLDPKAEKRELWGNCDFVVLKLSDVVEIVKGLMEK from the coding sequence ATGAAGGCGGTCTTCTTCGACTTCGTCGGGACGCTCATAACGAAGGACGGCGAAAACGTGACGCACCTCAACATAATCCGCGAGGTCCTCAGGAGGGCCAACGCCGACCTTGACGCCGAGGAAGTCTGGAGGGCCTACGAGGAGGAAAGCTCGAAGCTCTTCAGCGAGCTGGCCGGTAAAGAGGCGAGGAAAATCCGTGAGGTCGATACGGAAGCTTTAAGGCGCGTCGCTGAAAAATACGGCTTCAGCGTTCCCGAGGAATTCTGGGAAATCAGCCTCGAGATGCACGCCAAATACGGTGAACTCTTCCCCGATGCGGTGGAGACGATTGAGGCGCTCAAGGCGCTTGGCCTCCACGTGGGAATCATAACCGACTCGGACAACGACTACATCGAGAGCCACCTAAAAGCACTCGGAATCTACGACCTCTTCGACTCGATAACCACCAGCGAGGAAGCCGGCTACTTCAAGCCCCACCCGAGGCCCTTCCAGCTGGCCCTTGAAAAGGCGGGTGTAAAGCCGGAGGAGGCCCTCTACGTCGGCGACAACCCGAGGAAAGACTGCGTCGGAGCCAAGAACGTCGGCATGACGAGCGTCCTCCTCGACCCGAAGGCCGAGAAGAGGGAGCTCTGGGGCAACTGCGACTTCGTCGTTTTGAAACTCAGCGACGTCGTTGAAATCGTGAAGGGTCTGATGGAAAAATGA
- a CDS encoding ASCH domain-containing protein: protein MKHLEFDGRYADAILKGKKRATVRLGRKPNLREGDTVLIHAGGYALGKAVIERVESKTVKELTDEDALLDGFSSREELIRALKEHYKYVNDDSRAHVIVFRLVEKFDKPVMSSDYAYEGNLPVEIAEKALKYLDLPEEDRKLIELFLKTGSLRKAAYRLGGLNKRYLIRDALRRAYEELKKKGIMGPKL from the coding sequence ATGAAGCACCTCGAGTTCGATGGTCGCTATGCTGATGCGATACTGAAGGGGAAGAAGAGGGCGACGGTGAGACTGGGCAGAAAACCGAACCTCAGGGAGGGGGACACGGTTCTAATCCACGCCGGCGGCTACGCCCTTGGAAAGGCCGTAATCGAGAGGGTTGAGAGCAAAACTGTGAAGGAGCTCACAGATGAAGATGCACTCCTCGACGGCTTCTCGAGCAGGGAGGAGCTGATTAGGGCTTTGAAGGAGCACTACAAGTACGTAAACGACGACTCCAGGGCCCACGTGATAGTCTTCCGCCTCGTGGAGAAGTTTGACAAACCGGTTATGAGCTCGGACTACGCCTACGAGGGAAACCTGCCGGTTGAGATAGCCGAGAAGGCGTTAAAGTACCTCGACCTGCCCGAAGAGGACAGGAAGCTGATAGAGCTTTTCCTCAAAACGGGAAGCCTCAGGAAAGCCGCCTACAGGCTCGGTGGTCTAAACAAGCGCTACCTGATAAGGGACGCCCTCAGGAGGGCCTACGAGGAGCTGAAGAAGAAAGGAATCATGGGGCCGAAGCTTTAA
- a CDS encoding ASCH domain-containing protein: protein MKVYRLFVRDEYLDFIKSGQKRIEVRVAYPQLRKIQPGDKLIFNDSVPAVVTEVKRYETFRQVLRQEPIKKIFPDEPSFERAVKRFHNLYPKWKENRYGVIAIKFKLIGEGR, encoded by the coding sequence ATGAAGGTTTACAGACTGTTCGTCAGGGATGAGTACCTGGACTTCATAAAGTCCGGCCAGAAGAGGATAGAGGTCCGCGTCGCTTACCCGCAACTCAGGAAAATTCAGCCCGGGGACAAGCTCATCTTCAACGACTCGGTTCCGGCCGTTGTTACCGAGGTCAAGCGCTACGAGACATTTAGACAGGTTCTCCGGCAGGAGCCGATAAAGAAAATCTTTCCCGACGAGCCGAGCTTTGAGAGGGCGGTAAAGAGGTTCCACAACCTCTACCCCAAGTGGAAGGAGAACCGCTACGGTGTTATCGCCATAAAGTTCAAGCTCATCGGTGAGGGGCGATGA
- a CDS encoding class III signal peptide-containing protein: MGGTMRRAQTALEYLFMLAAVLVLVLVATRVIFNSMKDLNRNVNNYVDSVRKQLLENL, translated from the coding sequence TTGGGAGGGACCATGAGAAGGGCTCAAACTGCGCTGGAGTACCTGTTCATGCTGGCCGCGGTTCTCGTGCTCGTCCTCGTAGCCACGAGGGTCATCTTCAACTCAATGAAAGACCTCAACAGGAACGTCAACAACTACGTTGACAGCGTCAGGAAACAGCTCCTCGAAAACCTGTGA
- a CDS encoding A24 family peptidase C-terminal domain-containing protein, protein METVPLLVGLVMGLVTSYTDLKTGFIFDNHVSVLLALIGKFLGWDEGEEEVPLSKWLVKLPVPAVEIGILYYLYKGLSEGSVLVALSGIIALVVGLILGLLLFYIGAWASGDAVILAGFSALLPYPPDTAKITAPYYLHYPLYPIAILLNGLIAVFPFIFIYAFGVIILRKRFSELREIFVSGAGLTVELSLWIMGAFGVRVILEKGLGLSLNPVVGWLLAIVLITVFGMLRKVGDVVGALVLAYLVYLSPESTIFAFLRLLAFLYAFKVFLALVKFIRREVLVEEVPVEELREWDILGETVFEKDGEIGRDRTDPFERLKVALLKADLSLLKPDHGKVIASPTAEGLTKEQIEELKRLVEEGKLENRFLRKKAMPFAPAIFLGFLISYFIGDLFWLLELKLMGL, encoded by the coding sequence ATGGAAACGGTTCCACTTCTGGTTGGGCTAGTTATGGGTTTGGTCACCTCGTACACCGACCTGAAGACCGGCTTCATCTTCGACAACCACGTCTCGGTTCTTTTAGCGCTCATCGGAAAGTTCCTCGGCTGGGATGAGGGCGAAGAGGAGGTTCCCCTCTCGAAGTGGCTCGTCAAACTGCCGGTTCCGGCCGTTGAAATTGGAATCCTCTACTATCTTTACAAGGGACTGAGTGAGGGCAGCGTTTTGGTTGCCCTCTCAGGAATAATAGCCCTAGTCGTTGGGCTGATTCTCGGTCTGCTCCTATTCTACATCGGGGCATGGGCGAGCGGCGACGCGGTTATACTGGCCGGCTTCTCCGCGCTCCTGCCGTACCCGCCCGACACAGCCAAAATAACCGCCCCCTACTACCTCCACTACCCGCTCTACCCAATAGCAATCCTCCTCAACGGCCTCATCGCAGTGTTCCCGTTCATCTTCATCTACGCCTTTGGCGTCATAATCCTGAGGAAGCGCTTCTCGGAGCTCAGAGAGATATTCGTCTCGGGAGCGGGCCTCACCGTGGAGCTGTCCCTCTGGATTATGGGCGCCTTCGGCGTTCGGGTAATCCTCGAGAAAGGTCTCGGTCTCTCACTGAACCCCGTCGTCGGCTGGCTCCTCGCGATAGTTCTCATAACGGTCTTCGGCATGCTGAGAAAGGTCGGGGACGTTGTTGGAGCGCTCGTCCTGGCGTATCTCGTCTACCTATCACCAGAGAGCACGATTTTCGCCTTCTTAAGGCTCCTCGCGTTTCTCTATGCCTTCAAGGTGTTCCTGGCACTCGTCAAGTTCATAAGGCGGGAGGTGCTCGTGGAGGAGGTGCCGGTTGAGGAGCTGAGGGAGTGGGACATACTGGGAGAAACAGTCTTCGAGAAGGACGGAGAAATCGGACGCGACAGAACCGACCCCTTCGAGAGGCTCAAGGTCGCACTCCTGAAGGCGGACCTTTCGCTCCTCAAGCCGGACCACGGGAAGGTCATAGCATCACCAACGGCAGAGGGACTAACGAAGGAGCAGATTGAGGAACTCAAGAGACTCGTGGAGGAAGGAAAGCTGGAGAACAGGTTCCTTAGAAAGAAGGCGATGCCCTTCGCCCCGGCGATATTCCTCGGCTTCCTGATAAGCTACTTCATCGGCGACCTGTTCTGGCTCCTCGAGCTCAAGTTGATGGGCCTTTAA
- a CDS encoding HAD-IB family phosphatase — protein sequence MRLIAFDVEGTLVKARSSWVELHKKFGTWEKGKEYAELFFAGKIDYAKWAELDASLWLGRKKEEILEWADSVEYNDYAFELMDFLRENGFKIALLSSGLMCLAGRVARELKADYVFANELVFKDGKVAGVVPAVDFEGKGAILRRLKEELKPELTVAVGDGFNDLSMFREADVAIAINPHEGVEGDHVVESLREVQEIIEGLIGGR from the coding sequence ATGAGGCTCATAGCTTTCGACGTCGAGGGAACCCTCGTAAAGGCGCGCTCGAGCTGGGTTGAGCTCCACAAGAAGTTCGGCACGTGGGAGAAGGGGAAGGAGTACGCGGAGCTGTTCTTTGCCGGAAAGATAGACTACGCGAAGTGGGCGGAGCTGGACGCTTCCCTCTGGCTCGGCAGAAAAAAGGAAGAAATCCTCGAGTGGGCGGACTCGGTTGAGTACAACGACTACGCCTTTGAGCTGATGGACTTTCTGCGCGAGAACGGCTTCAAAATAGCCCTCCTCTCGAGCGGGCTGATGTGCCTGGCCGGAAGGGTCGCGAGGGAGCTTAAGGCGGACTACGTTTTCGCCAACGAGCTGGTCTTCAAGGACGGAAAAGTTGCCGGCGTCGTTCCCGCTGTGGACTTCGAGGGGAAGGGCGCGATACTCAGAAGGCTCAAGGAGGAGCTTAAGCCAGAGCTGACGGTGGCCGTTGGCGACGGCTTCAACGACCTTAGCATGTTCCGCGAGGCAGACGTGGCGATAGCGATAAACCCGCACGAGGGTGTTGAGGGCGACCACGTCGTCGAGAGCCTGAGGGAAGTGCAGGAGATAATCGAGGGCTTAATAGGGGGTCGGTGA